The Frondihabitans australicus genome includes a region encoding these proteins:
- a CDS encoding 6-pyruvoyl trahydropterin synthase family protein: MSFTVTVRDHMMIAHSFTGEAFGPAQRLHGATFVVDASFGAADLDADGVVVDIGWASAALAGVVGVLSYRNLDDEPLFTGVNTTTEVLCRHVADRLADALDEVGDSRVETVAVTLHESHVAWASYSRARRVAR; encoded by the coding sequence GTGAGCTTCACCGTCACCGTCCGCGACCACATGATGATCGCCCACAGCTTCACCGGCGAGGCGTTCGGCCCCGCCCAGCGACTGCACGGCGCCACCTTCGTCGTCGACGCGTCGTTCGGCGCCGCCGATCTCGACGCCGACGGGGTGGTCGTCGACATCGGCTGGGCTTCCGCCGCGCTCGCGGGAGTCGTCGGAGTGCTGAGCTACCGCAACCTCGACGACGAGCCGCTCTTCACCGGCGTGAACACGACCACCGAGGTGCTCTGCCGCCACGTCGCCGACCGGCTGGCCGACGCGCTCGACGAGGTCGGCGACTCGCGGGTCGAGACGGTCGCCGTCACGCTGCACGAGTCGCACGTCGCGTGGGCGAGCTATTCGAGGGCGCGGAGGGTGGCGCGATGA